The following proteins are encoded in a genomic region of Protaetiibacter sp. SSC-01:
- a CDS encoding ECF transporter S component: MTTATIDRPSIWRWRVVDIVTAAVLGVASGVLFWAWGLAWTPLSTLLAFSPGLSGLLAGGWLFAGILGGLVIRKPGAAVFTEVVAATVSAIIGTQWGFETLIWGAIEGLGAEIVFAVLLYRVWAFWVAPLAGLGAGVAVAILDINFSSIAGFDPTAKLVYAISAVVSGVIVGVLSWLAVRALARAGTLGRFAAGRRRVAADPAPERETAAS, from the coding sequence GTGACCACCGCAACCATCGACCGTCCGTCCATCTGGCGCTGGCGCGTCGTCGACATCGTGACCGCCGCCGTGCTGGGCGTCGCATCCGGCGTGCTGTTCTGGGCGTGGGGCCTCGCCTGGACCCCGCTCAGCACCCTGCTCGCGTTCTCGCCCGGCCTCTCGGGCCTGCTCGCGGGCGGCTGGCTGTTCGCGGGCATCCTCGGCGGCCTCGTGATCCGCAAGCCGGGTGCAGCTGTCTTCACCGAGGTCGTCGCGGCGACCGTGTCGGCGATCATCGGCACCCAGTGGGGCTTCGAGACGCTCATCTGGGGCGCGATCGAGGGGCTCGGCGCCGAGATCGTGTTCGCCGTGCTGCTCTACCGCGTGTGGGCCTTCTGGGTCGCGCCGCTCGCGGGCCTCGGCGCGGGCGTCGCGGTCGCGATCCTCGACATCAACTTCTCGTCGATCGCGGGCTTCGACCCCACCGCGAAGCTCGTCTACGCGATCTCGGCCGTCGTCTCGGGCGTCATCGTCGGCGTGCTCTCGTGGCTCGCCGTGCGCGCCCTCGCGCGGGCGGGCACCCTGGGCCGCTTCGCCGCCGGCCGTCGTCGCGTCGCGGCCGATCCGGCTCCCGAGCGCGAGACGGCGGCGTCCTGA
- a CDS encoding membrane protein insertase YidC — MNPFDIPAIAAILAAAADALMALGSLATPAGAIVLVTLAVRALLIPVGVSMARAAQGRRRIAPQLAELQKRYKKNPEKLQKATLELYAAEKVSPLAGCLPMLAQLPVISLVYALFAYPTIAGEPNRLLDESLFGAGLGRHLLDIGSGFQASDLVFVALLVVLAAVAWANRRMTLRDAALAPGPSPDAPGAALLNPSGPLSWAPFLVLAAAAVVPLAATLYLAVSGVWSATERRILRHVYA, encoded by the coding sequence GTGAACCCCTTCGACATCCCCGCCATCGCCGCGATCCTCGCGGCCGCCGCCGACGCCCTCATGGCGCTCGGCTCCCTCGCCACCCCCGCCGGCGCGATCGTGCTCGTCACGCTCGCTGTGCGCGCCCTGCTCATCCCCGTCGGCGTCTCGATGGCGAGGGCCGCGCAGGGCCGCCGCCGCATCGCACCGCAGCTCGCCGAGCTGCAGAAGCGCTACAAGAAGAACCCCGAGAAGCTGCAGAAGGCGACCCTCGAGCTCTACGCCGCCGAGAAGGTGTCGCCGCTCGCAGGGTGCCTGCCGATGCTCGCGCAGCTGCCCGTCATCTCGCTCGTCTACGCGCTCTTCGCCTACCCGACGATCGCGGGCGAGCCGAACCGGCTGCTCGACGAGTCGCTCTTCGGCGCGGGGCTCGGGCGCCACCTTCTCGACATCGGCTCGGGCTTCCAGGCGAGCGACCTCGTGTTCGTCGCGCTGCTCGTCGTGCTCGCCGCCGTCGCGTGGGCCAACCGCCGGATGACGCTGCGGGATGCCGCGCTCGCCCCCGGCCCGTCCCCCGACGCCCCGGGCGCGGCGCTCCTCAACCCGAGCGGCCCGCTCAGCTGGGCTCCGTTCCTCGTGCTCGCCGCGGCGGCCGTCGTCCCTCTCGCCGCGACCCTCTACCTCGCGGTCTCGGGCGTCTGGTCGGCCACCGAGCGCCGCATCCTCCGCCACGTCTACGCCTGA
- a CDS encoding SDR family oxidoreductase, producing the protein MTSDQLTFDNPVERHSHIKPHASWQPLPGLDAELDPKADHGETSYRGTGRLPGRKALITGGDSGIGAAVAIAFAREGADVALSYLPEEQVDAEAIAAVVRAEGRQAILLPGDIRDRDFCRTLVADAVEGLGGLDILVNNAAHQVYHQTFDALDEDDLDRTIKTNIYAMFWITREALPHLPAGATIINSTSVQGYNPSPMIINYASTKFAIIGFTKALAHDLAPRGIRVNAVAPGPVWTPLQVSDGQPAEKLDGFGESSWLGRTSQPVEQAPAYVFLASPESSFVVGEVINVNGGANVP; encoded by the coding sequence ATGACGTCAGACCAGCTCACGTTCGACAACCCCGTCGAGCGCCACTCGCACATCAAGCCCCACGCGTCGTGGCAGCCCCTGCCCGGCCTCGACGCCGAACTCGATCCGAAGGCGGACCACGGCGAGACCAGCTACCGCGGCACGGGCCGCCTCCCCGGCCGCAAGGCGCTCATCACGGGCGGCGACTCGGGCATCGGCGCGGCCGTCGCCATCGCGTTCGCACGCGAGGGGGCGGATGTCGCCCTCAGCTACCTGCCCGAGGAGCAGGTCGACGCCGAGGCGATCGCCGCGGTCGTGCGCGCCGAGGGCCGCCAGGCGATCCTGCTGCCGGGCGACATCCGCGACCGCGACTTCTGCCGCACGCTCGTGGCGGATGCCGTGGAGGGCCTCGGCGGCCTCGACATCCTCGTCAACAACGCGGCGCACCAGGTGTACCACCAGACCTTCGACGCGCTCGACGAGGACGACCTCGACCGCACCATCAAGACCAACATCTACGCGATGTTCTGGATCACGCGCGAGGCGCTCCCCCACCTGCCCGCCGGCGCGACGATCATCAACAGCACCTCGGTGCAGGGCTACAACCCGTCGCCCATGATCATCAACTACGCCTCCACCAAGTTCGCGATCATCGGCTTCACGAAGGCGCTCGCGCACGACCTCGCGCCGCGCGGCATCCGCGTCAACGCGGTCGCGCCGGGGCCGGTGTGGACGCCGCTGCAGGTGTCGGACGGACAGCCGGCGGAGAAGCTCGACGGGTTCGGCGAGTCGTCGTGGCTCGGCCGCACGAGCCAGCCCGTCGAGCAGGCGCCTGCGTACGTGTTCCTCGCGTCGCCCGAGTCGAGCTTCGTCGTGGGCGAGGTCATCAACGTCAACGGCGGGGCGAACGTGCCGTAG
- a CDS encoding energy-coupling factor transporter transmembrane protein EcfT: protein MSLIVPEIRRSWIASVNPLAKLVVALLVGVTLVLSIDVVSAGIVVAVMVVLLPFAGLSARQLAARTAPIVVSAVLACIATALYGVDDGATLLALRPVTVTEGSLLLAVAILLRVLAVGVPAVVLFATTDPTDLADALAQLAKLPARFVLGALAALRLVGLLLEDWEALGLARRARGVADSGRIRRFLVQAGTLLVFAVRRGGKLATAMEARGFGGSTPRSWARRSRLRPRDVAVMVVGAAIVAAAVTTAVLVGSWRPVL, encoded by the coding sequence GTGAGCCTCATCGTGCCCGAGATCCGGCGCAGCTGGATCGCCTCCGTCAACCCGCTCGCGAAGCTCGTCGTCGCGCTGCTCGTCGGCGTGACGCTCGTGCTCTCGATCGACGTCGTCTCGGCGGGCATCGTCGTCGCGGTCATGGTCGTGCTGCTGCCGTTCGCGGGGCTCTCCGCCCGGCAGCTCGCCGCGCGCACGGCGCCCATCGTCGTGTCTGCGGTGCTCGCGTGCATCGCGACCGCCCTCTACGGAGTGGACGACGGCGCGACGCTTCTCGCACTCCGGCCGGTCACGGTCACCGAGGGGTCCCTGCTGCTCGCCGTCGCGATCCTGCTGCGCGTGCTCGCGGTCGGTGTGCCCGCAGTCGTGCTGTTCGCGACGACCGACCCCACCGATCTCGCGGATGCGCTCGCGCAGCTCGCGAAGCTTCCCGCGCGCTTCGTGCTGGGTGCGCTCGCGGCGCTCCGTCTCGTCGGCCTCCTGCTCGAGGACTGGGAGGCGCTCGGGCTCGCCCGGCGCGCGCGAGGCGTGGCAGACAGCGGGCGCATCCGCCGTTTCCTCGTGCAGGCGGGCACCCTGCTCGTGTTCGCCGTGCGACGCGGCGGCAAGCTCGCGACGGCCATGGAGGCGCGCGGGTTCGGAGGCTCGACGCCGCGCAGCTGGGCCCGCCGCTCGCGGCTGAGACCTCGCGACGTCGCCGTCATGGTCGTCGGCGCGGCGATCGTCGCGGCGGCCGTGACGACGGCCGTGCTCGTCGGGAGCTGGAGACCGGTTCTGTGA
- a CDS encoding ATP-binding protein, which yields MNDRAVSDRAVSTPVTAAREIDPAPLVARLAAGPQPWVLLIDGRSGAGKTVLARRLAEETGATLVSLDDVYPGWDGLAAGAAAVPGIVRHGRWRRWDWAADAWGEAASVDRTGSLIVEGCGAISRASRPLADHAWWLDRDDAERKRRALGRDGDAYAPHWERWAAQEEAFAAAEHPRELADLVVRA from the coding sequence GTGAACGACCGAGCTGTGAGCGACCGTGCCGTGAGCACTCCCGTGACCGCCGCGCGCGAGATCGACCCCGCGCCGCTCGTCGCGCGTCTCGCCGCGGGCCCGCAGCCGTGGGTGCTGCTCATCGACGGCCGGTCGGGCGCAGGGAAGACCGTGCTCGCACGGCGCCTCGCGGAGGAGACCGGCGCGACGCTCGTGTCACTCGACGACGTGTATCCCGGCTGGGACGGGCTCGCCGCGGGGGCGGCCGCTGTGCCCGGCATCGTGCGGCACGGCAGGTGGCGGCGCTGGGACTGGGCGGCCGACGCGTGGGGCGAGGCGGCATCCGTCGACCGCACGGGGTCGCTCATCGTCGAGGGCTGCGGCGCGATCTCGCGCGCCTCGCGCCCCCTCGCCGACCACGCGTGGTGGCTCGACCGCGACGACGCGGAGCGCAAGCGGCGCGCGCTCGGCCGAGACGGCGACGCCTACGCCCCGCACTGGGAGCGGTGGGCGGCCCAGGAGGAGGCGTTC
- a CDS encoding ATP-dependent helicase, with translation MTDILDALDEQQRQAAEALLGPVCILAGAGTGKTRTLTHRIAHGVASGVYTPDRVMALTFTTRAAGELRSRLRALGAGRVAARTFHSAALAQLSFFWPQLVGGRLPEILPGKGRLLGQAAESLRMRVDTAVLRDLAAEIEWRKVRRIPLDDYARLSSRPLPPGLDMHAVVELQQRYEDLKDEQRRLDFEDVLLVTAGMLEAEQRVADQVRQQYRFFVVDEYQDVSPLQQELLELWLGPRTDVCVVGDASQTIYSFAGASSEYLLGFASRYPDATEVRLERNHRSTPAILGAANRLMRGRPGALELVAVDGDLASPEPTVTRWDSDAAETNGVADAVAAQLAAGVAPERIAVLYRVNAQAVALATALAERGISSRQVGGTKFFEIEAIKRAVLELTSLSRTGSPKGLYETVADVALANGWSAHAPDSQGAVRERWEALGALVELADQAPEGMTLAQFVAELQERQSMQHEPTMPSVVLSTLHGAKGLEWDHVHIVGLTEGLLPISHAKGFAAIDEERRLLYVGITRARRTLALHWSAEGLRSRPREPSRFLAELRSGTPGAARSRAR, from the coding sequence GTGACCGACATCCTCGACGCGCTCGACGAGCAGCAGCGCCAGGCGGCGGAGGCGCTGCTGGGGCCGGTGTGCATCCTCGCGGGCGCCGGCACGGGTAAGACCCGCACGCTCACGCACCGCATCGCGCACGGCGTGGCATCCGGGGTCTACACGCCCGACCGCGTCATGGCGCTCACCTTCACGACCCGCGCGGCGGGCGAGCTGCGCTCGCGTCTGCGCGCGCTCGGGGCCGGTCGGGTGGCGGCGCGCACCTTCCACTCGGCGGCGCTCGCCCAGTTGAGCTTCTTCTGGCCGCAGCTCGTCGGCGGGCGGCTGCCCGAGATCCTGCCCGGCAAGGGGCGCCTGCTCGGGCAGGCGGCGGAGTCGCTGCGGATGCGTGTCGACACGGCCGTGCTGCGCGACCTCGCGGCCGAGATCGAGTGGCGCAAGGTGCGCCGCATCCCGCTCGACGACTACGCGCGGCTGAGCTCGCGCCCCCTGCCGCCGGGCCTCGACATGCACGCCGTCGTCGAACTGCAGCAGCGCTACGAGGACCTCAAAGACGAGCAGCGCCGCCTCGACTTCGAGGACGTGCTGCTCGTGACGGCGGGGATGCTCGAGGCCGAGCAGCGCGTGGCCGATCAGGTGCGCCAGCAGTACCGCTTCTTCGTCGTCGACGAGTACCAGGACGTCTCGCCGCTTCAGCAGGAGCTGCTTGAGCTTTGGCTCGGGCCGCGCACCGACGTGTGCGTCGTGGGTGACGCATCGCAGACGATCTACTCGTTCGCGGGCGCCTCGAGCGAGTACCTGCTCGGCTTCGCGAGCCGGTATCCGGATGCGACCGAGGTGCGCCTCGAGCGCAACCACCGCTCGACGCCCGCCATCCTGGGTGCCGCCAACCGGCTCATGCGCGGGCGTCCGGGTGCTCTCGAGCTCGTCGCGGTCGACGGCGACCTCGCCTCTCCCGAGCCGACCGTCACACGCTGGGACTCGGATGCCGCGGAGACGAACGGCGTCGCCGACGCGGTCGCGGCGCAGCTCGCGGCCGGGGTCGCACCCGAGCGCATCGCCGTGCTGTACCGCGTCAACGCGCAGGCGGTCGCGCTCGCGACGGCGCTCGCGGAACGCGGCATCAGCTCGCGCCAGGTCGGCGGAACGAAGTTCTTCGAGATCGAGGCGATCAAGCGCGCCGTGCTCGAGCTCACGAGCCTGTCGCGCACGGGCTCGCCGAAGGGCCTCTACGAGACGGTCGCGGATGTCGCCCTCGCGAACGGCTGGTCGGCGCACGCCCCCGACAGCCAGGGTGCCGTGCGGGAGCGCTGGGAGGCGCTCGGCGCGCTCGTCGAGCTCGCCGACCAGGCGCCGGAGGGTATGACGCTCGCCCAGTTCGTGGCCGAGCTGCAGGAGCGCCAGAGCATGCAGCACGAGCCGACCATGCCATCCGTCGTGCTCTCGACGCTGCACGGCGCGAAGGGCCTCGAGTGGGACCACGTGCACATCGTGGGCCTCACCGAGGGCCTGCTGCCGATCTCGCACGCGAAGGGCTTCGCCGCGATCGACGAGGAGCGCCGCCTGCTCTACGTGGGCATCACGCGTGCGCGGCGGACGCTCGCGTTGCACTGGTCGGCGGAGGGGCTGCGCTCGCGTCCGCGGGAGCCCAGTCGCTTCCTGGCGGAGCTGCGCAGCGGCACTCCGGGTGCGGCGCGATCGCGCGCTCGCTGA
- a CDS encoding emopamil-binding family protein: MPDTVVKLPLRKRPIDIFFAVMFTIFIVTSCIADMLPTLGVDFSQPNGQFLVDSNYWYAHDADPLFMHPPVWMRIVTGLSAFVYLAFYLVLVPALIRGWNWIQLPSVIYATAISVITGVIVFGVEFFGEPEFQTQNPVKFLAFNLPYVLIPLLLLIRMRKPLPFTRRF; the protein is encoded by the coding sequence ATGCCCGACACCGTCGTCAAACTCCCCCTCCGCAAGCGCCCCATCGACATCTTTTTCGCGGTGATGTTCACGATCTTCATCGTCACCTCGTGCATCGCCGACATGCTCCCGACCCTCGGCGTCGACTTCTCGCAGCCGAACGGCCAGTTCCTCGTCGACTCCAACTACTGGTACGCGCACGACGCGGATCCGCTCTTCATGCACCCGCCCGTGTGGATGCGCATCGTCACGGGCCTCTCGGCGTTCGTCTATCTCGCGTTCTACCTCGTGCTCGTGCCGGCGCTCATCCGCGGGTGGAACTGGATCCAGCTGCCCTCGGTCATCTACGCGACCGCGATCAGCGTCATCACGGGCGTCATCGTGTTCGGCGTCGAGTTCTTCGGCGAGCCCGAGTTCCAGACCCAGAACCCGGTCAAATTCCTCGCCTTCAACCTGCCGTACGTGCTCATCCCGCTGCTCCTCCTCATCCGCATGCGCAAGCCCCTCCCCTTCACGCGGCGCTTCTGA
- a CDS encoding ABC transporter ATP-binding protein: MTAAARLTARGWGWRHGDRPRPAVSGLDLDVEPGERVLLLGASGAGKSTLLAGLAGVLGDAEDGDRTGELLVDGRRPEDARGRVGLVLQDPDGQTVLARVGDEVAFGCENLGLPRGEIWRRVAEALDAVGLDVPLDHPTSELSGGQKQRLAIASVLAMRPGLVLLDEPTANLDPDGVAEVREAVARLVASRQTTLVVVEHRVETWVDLVDRVVVLEPGGGVRADGTPDAVLGSRGAELAAEGIWVPGRHPSVPRGRRQADAPELLVADGLAVGRRRFGERQPRTAADGVHLTVRAGRTTAILGPNGAGKSTLGLTLAGLLAPVDGELTALPTLAGRLGPTPIRWRSRELASRIGTVFQDPEHQFLRGTVREELEVGPRALKRPEAEVAAVRDRLAQRLRLTSLLDANPFTLSGGEKRRLSVATALATAPQVLVADEPSFGQDALTWAELVRLLDELVAEGTALVTVTHDLALVDALADDRLLLAGAAAREVVP; this comes from the coding sequence ATGACCGCGGCAGCGCGCCTCACGGCACGCGGATGGGGCTGGCGCCACGGCGACCGGCCCCGTCCGGCCGTGTCGGGGCTCGACCTCGACGTCGAGCCGGGGGAGCGCGTGCTGCTGCTCGGGGCCTCGGGCGCGGGCAAGTCGACGCTGCTCGCGGGGCTCGCGGGCGTGCTCGGCGACGCAGAGGACGGCGACCGCACGGGCGAGCTGCTCGTCGACGGCCGCCGCCCCGAGGACGCCCGCGGCCGCGTCGGCCTCGTGCTGCAGGACCCCGACGGCCAGACCGTGCTCGCGCGGGTTGGCGACGAGGTCGCATTCGGCTGCGAGAACCTCGGCCTTCCGCGCGGCGAGATCTGGCGCCGCGTCGCCGAGGCGCTCGACGCGGTCGGCCTCGATGTGCCGCTCGATCATCCGACGTCCGAGCTCTCGGGCGGGCAGAAGCAGCGCCTCGCGATCGCGAGCGTGCTCGCGATGCGCCCGGGCCTCGTGCTGCTCGACGAGCCGACAGCGAACCTCGACCCGGATGGGGTCGCCGAGGTGCGCGAGGCCGTCGCGCGCCTCGTCGCGAGCCGCCAGACGACGCTCGTCGTCGTCGAGCACCGCGTCGAGACGTGGGTCGACCTCGTCGACCGCGTCGTCGTGCTCGAGCCGGGCGGAGGCGTGCGCGCCGACGGCACCCCGGATGCCGTGCTCGGCTCCCGGGGCGCGGAGCTCGCCGCGGAGGGCATCTGGGTGCCCGGCCGTCATCCGTCCGTGCCGCGCGGACGTCGTCAGGCCGACGCCCCCGAGCTGCTCGTCGCCGACGGTCTCGCCGTGGGCCGCCGCCGCTTCGGCGAGCGGCAGCCGCGCACGGCCGCCGACGGCGTCCACCTCACCGTGCGCGCGGGTCGCACGACAGCGATCCTCGGCCCGAACGGCGCCGGCAAGTCGACCCTCGGCCTCACGCTCGCGGGGCTCCTCGCGCCCGTCGACGGCGAGCTCACTGCCCTGCCCACGCTCGCCGGCAGGCTCGGCCCGACGCCCATCCGCTGGCGCTCGCGCGAGCTCGCCTCCCGCATCGGCACCGTCTTCCAGGACCCCGAGCACCAGTTCCTGCGCGGCACCGTACGTGAGGAGCTCGAGGTCGGCCCGCGCGCGCTCAAGCGCCCGGAGGCCGAGGTCGCCGCCGTGCGCGACCGCCTGGCCCAGCGCCTGCGGCTCACGTCGCTGCTCGACGCGAACCCCTTCACGCTCTCGGGTGGCGAGAAGCGCCGCCTCTCCGTCGCGACGGCGCTCGCGACGGCGCCGCAGGTGCTCGTCGCGGACGAGCCGAGCTTCGGGCAGGACGCCCTCACCTGGGCCGAGCTCGTGCGGCTGCTCGACGAGCTCGTGGCCGAGGGCACGGCGCTCGTGACGGTCACGCACGACCTCGCGCTCGTCGATGCGCTCGCCGACGACCGCCTGCTGCTCGCGGGCGCCGCCGCGCGGGAGGTCGTGCCGTGA
- a CDS encoding DUF6412 domain-containing protein: MTEPFAQLLHGLAVALGVLGTEGTGSVLTTLGAIALVGALAAAIAALVRATLASAPRHMTVGLRARRHAVLLGHLPDASHPDARGHVRSRAPGRLLPAA; the protein is encoded by the coding sequence GTGACCGAGCCCTTCGCCCAGCTGCTCCACGGCCTCGCCGTGGCGCTCGGCGTGCTCGGAACCGAGGGCACGGGCTCCGTGCTCACGACGCTCGGTGCGATCGCGCTCGTCGGCGCGCTCGCGGCGGCGATCGCCGCTCTCGTGCGGGCGACCCTCGCATCCGCACCTCGCCACATGACGGTGGGCCTGCGTGCCCGCCGCCACGCCGTGCTGCTCGGGCACCTGCCCGACGCCTCGCACCCGGATGCGCGCGGTCACGTGCGCTCGCGGGCTCCCGGTCGGCTCCTGCCGGCCGCCTGA